gctgagttaaataagtcaatcagaaaagtcaaacattatatggtctcattcatttggggaatataaaaattagcgaaagggaataaagagaaagaaaagaaaatgaatgaaaatatcagtgaggagggaggcacttgatgggatgagcattgggtgttattctatatgttggcaaattgaacaccaataaaaaataaatttatataaaaaaagaaaatatcagtgagggtgacaaaacataagagactcctaactctgggaaatgaacaaggagtagtggaaggggaagtgggcggggggtgggatgactgggtgatgggcactgagcggggcacttggcgggatgagcactgggtgttatactatatgttggcaaattgaactccaataaaataaaaaaaatactaaaaaataccAAAGAACTATAAAACATCTGATTCTTTTAGTGTCAAGAATATTGTTTAATGTATATCTATTTATATGCCCCATGATAAATACAGTTATTTAGGACATTTTGTTTAACATGGGGCTTACTATAAACCCCAGATCATTTTTGCTGTATTCAAGTTTCATGACCAAACCCCACCATATGCACTATATTTAACAATTATTAATGAGCATTACTTTCTTTGGGAGTTGGATAAACTAAAAAGGTACATTATATTTTCTCAATGCAAGGAGAAAACTTCTACTAGCAGTGAACATGTATATGGTTGAACaagagacattttcccaaagatctTATATCCATAATGTGTGttcaaaaaatatagaaatgataaTAGACCAATGACAGCTCCATGTAAGTCCAAAGCATGaagcatattttcctttatttgtttgtttgttttgtttttatgactttTGGCATTAGGAGAATTTAAGATTAGCTACCAAAGGTAAATTGAAAGATAATAGCGCAGTGAACTGGAGTACAGATAAGGAAAGGCGGACGGGAAAAACTGGCTAGAGGAAAGGCGGGGTGTCCAGGTAGCTGATAGAGTTGGCATAATTGTAGCATTTCCATGTGCGGCCACTTCTGTGAAGGTGAATTCTTTCTATTTTCCTAATGACTCTTAGGTGAGAGGAACAGGCATGTCTTTTTATTGAAACGATTATGTCCCAGGTTGAGTGGCTATCCCAAAGCTACCTGATTTGCCTCTTTTTGCACTTAACCTGGATTTCTCTTGATTTATATGAAATTGACTAGTAATATGagccaacatttatttattaagtagtaCCATATAACAGGCACTAAGCTAAGCTCTTTTCATGCATATCCTCACTTAATGGTTGTATCAATTCCATGAGGTAAATACAAGTATTACCCTCAATGTACAAGTGAGAAAAATGGAGCTTGTAAGTAACTTCCATAAGGCCACCTACCTACAAAGAGGCAGACATGAGATTAATAACTGCAGCTCTGATGACTTAAGAATAGCTAATGAATACTCTTTAACAGCTTTTGCTCTAGTCTATGCCAACCCACTTTCCAATGCATCAAAGATATTACAAagatcacatatttttttaacaaattaaggaaatgtcttctatttctttgtcaaattgtgataaataaatactatataataataataataataaagactcaCTTCTTGAACCTTTGCTATTCACCAGGACTATTCTCAGTGCTTGTATATATTGAGTCAtttaatttttcacaataaaCCTATGAgagaattactattattattcctattttacagataaggcacTAAGGCACACAGAGCccaaataacttgtccaaggacacacaggtagatactttatttattcatttatggcCGCCCAAGAGCAGTCAAAGCTGAATAAATGTATGCCAGTTTTTTACTGCTGGTTCAAGGACACATAAGTTCTGAGATagtagagaggagaaaaaatcACTCTATTCAATTCTAGGCTAAATTCCATTCTAGAACTTATCACAAAACTGATGAAAACATAGAAACTTTCCCCCAAATGAAGATACACTCCTCTTCTATAGATTCCTGAGAAACTTTGAGTATTGACTAGAGAGCAGTTACTTCAGATTAAATGACAAATTCCTGGCTTTATTTAAATCATTGTAGTGACTCTTTTGTGTAGCTGATTGAATTAGCCATAAGATTGTTTAGTCATTAAGGCCCTAATCAGAagttttttatctctttcttgccCTACCATATTTAAAGAGTCAGTACTCTCCCCTCATCAGTCACAGTGGCTCACTAAGAGTTAGATTTCCAAATAAGAGAGGGTGTCTGCCTTGTGGTGCTCATGTGCCATATTAGAACTTCATAAAGGGAAAAAGTGTCCCCTCCTCAGGTTATTATGCTATATATTCCTACCTATCTTAAAAATCACTATCCTGAATGCTaggctaactttttttttcaatgttttcttcCTACAGACAAAACTCTACTTTATTGTTCCTGGTCATTCAGTCTTTGTCATGGTGAAGTTTTCTGCTAAGTTGAGCATTTATAATCTCAGTATATGCAATGCTATTCATTCTAGAAAccaataatagccaaactgttttctagatAACCAATAAGTAAACTAGTTAGGGGACTATTGGAAAGGGGAGAAAAGTCTAGTCAACACAAATCATTGTGTAGATCAACCAGTCCAAAACTGCATGAAAATCTGCACAACTGACCCATCTCACAGCCTCTTTGTAAACATTACCTCAGGATCAGAAAAACAAAGGCCCGTGAGAAAGCACGTGATCCTTCTGCATAGCTTTCTTCATGGCATTTTTAATCTCCTTATTCCTAAAACTGTAGATGATAGGATTCACCATAGGGATCACCAGAGCATAGAATATGGACACCACCTTGTCCCGGTTTAGGGAGTAGCTAGAACTAGGTCGCATGTACATAAAGAGACCAGAACCATAGAAAAGAGTCACAGAAGTCAGGTGAGAGGCACAGGTGCTGAAGGCTTTGGTCCTACCTTTAGCTGAGCTGGTCTTTAGGACAGCAGCAACAATATAACCATAAGAGATGAGGATCACAAGGACAGACACCATTCCAACAACAACACCCACAATGAAGTTCACCACCTGGCTGGTAAAGGTATCAGAGCATGATAGAACCAGAACGGGAGGAAGGTCACAGAAGAAGTGGTCAATCATGTTGGGCCCACAGAAATCATGCTTGTAGACAGAGTATGTTTCAATCAAAGAACTGAGGAATCCACCTGCATAGGCACCAACCACCATCTTTAAACAAAGGGTGTGGGAAATGAGGGCTGTGTAGAGCAATGGGTTGCAGATTGCAGCATAGCGGTCATATGCCATGGCTGCCAAAAGAAAGCATTCAGTCAGCCCCATTCCACAGAACACAAAGTACTGAGTGGCACAGCCAACAAAGGAAATGGTTTTCTGCCCTGTGATGATGTCAGAGAGCATCTTGGGAGTTGTGGAGGACACATAGCAGATATCTAGGAAGGATAGGTTactgaggaagaagtacatgggcgtGTGCAGGTGGCAGTCCATCCTGATGAGGACAATGAGACTCAGGTTCCAGGCTAGTGTCAAGAGATAAATCCCCAGAAATAACATGAAAAGGAAAAGCTTCATTTGAGGATGATCTGAAAATCCCAGGAGGATGAATTTCGTCACAATTGTGTTGTTCTTTCCTGCAACCATAGACCTACTTCCTGCATTAAGGAAAGAAACAATCCTGTGATCAGTTAGATTGTGCTTGTTATTATGAGTGGATATTTCCTGGAAAATCATATAAACAATTAACACCAAGTCAACATCACAGCCACCTGCTAGCTGTTTCTTCTTCGAGGAAGTATGCCCATGATAATCTCTTTGGCACTATTTAAAATCTCTATGCCATACATCTTGTTGATTAGAAGAAGGTCTCTCTAACGGAGTAAAGAGTAACTGGTAGCCAATAATCGGAGTTTTGTCCTCAGCTCCATTCCTGACTCCCTGGGGACTGTGGAAAAGTGACTTTGCCTCTCCAGATTCTCATTTTCTCAACTGAAAAAATGGGAAGGTTAAATCAGCTGAGTATCCAGGTTGCTTTAGGTTTATGGCTTTTTAGACTTTCTGACTTGAAAATATAAACCCAGATTAACAACCACGAGGaatcttatattttatatctctttaGTATAAGAATCTGGGAAAGGAGCAAAATACAACAAGCTATATTTGACATATTGCATTTTGACCaactcataataaaaataatccatacTATCAGgttacaaaactaaaagaaaaaatatacagatatataaatatacatagacTACATAGACATACATGCTTAGAACTAGAAAATTTTCCTAATTATGTAATAAGTTTTTATGTAGGAAGTGcataaaatgcataaaaagaTCAAAACTTTCATGAGCACAGTCAGCATTATTATGGGCTAGAAGGGCTGAGATTAATATCTCCATAGTTGAGGGAATGGTAGAACAATACCAACATTGACTGAAATTGGATGAACCGTGGTAGTCAAGAACAAGCAGAAATCAGTATTTTCTGAGCAAGGAAACCTGGAAAGGGTTCATTAGATACTTAAGGATAATATTTAAGGATGGGCTTGGGACAACCTTGATATCATCAGGCCAGACCaggttatttttaagagagaatcCCATGTGCATTTTTTCATTAAGAAAGACAAggtggctggggcacctgggtggctccgttggttgagcatctgccttcggctcaggtcatgatcccagagtcctgggatcgagctccacatcaggctccctgctcagcagagagtctgcttctccctctgcctctccccatgctcattctctctctctctctctctctctctctgtctctctcaaataaataaataagatcttcaaaaaaTAGGCTGACACTGATGTAAgatcaaaatgaagaaacataaatGAGATGGGTGTGAAAAGGCAGATACCCTGGGGAAGACTCAAGGCTAAAATTAAAGttgctaatattttatcattttatggaATTTGACTACCCATGCATGTTTACAACCAATTGCTACTATCAGATAGTGTTTCTCTATCATTCATCATATTAAAAACTGTTCTACATGAGAGGTGCTCAAcagcactaatcatcagggaaatgcaaatcaaaaccacaatgagttatcacctcagatctgtcaggatggctattaataaaaagacaaaagataagtgttggtgaggttaTAGAGAAGAGTGTTgtactctgttggtgggaatgtaaattggtgcactCATTATGAcaaacactatggaggttcctcaaaaaattaaaaatagaactactgtgtgattcagcaatcctacttctgggtatttatccaaagaaaatgaagtcaatATCTTGAAGAGATAGTTTCACTTCCACGTTTATtgtggcattattcacaatagtccaGATTGTTtctaacctaaatgtccattgataggtgaatggataaagaaaatttcagacagatgatggtgatgatgatgatggaggtgatgatgacaatgatgacagactattgatgagagagagaagggggggatggaatagtattcagccataaaaatgtaggaaatcttgtcatttgccaAGACGTGGATGAACCTGAAggactttatgctaagtgaaataagccagacacagaaggataaactctgcatgatctcacttatatgtggcataaaaaagtcaaactcataaaaGTAGAGAGTAAAATGGAGGTTGGGGGGCTGGGCAGGAATGGGAAAATGTTGGTTAGAAGGTGCAAAGTTTCAGTTATTGAGAATAAATAAGCTTTGGATATCTAATGAACAGCATGGTCACAACAGCTGACATTACTGTATTATATGTTTGAAGTTTTCTAAGAAGATAGATCTTAaatctcaacacacacacatacacaacatacacacacacacacacaggataactgtagaggagacagagaagttaTTTAGCTTCATTTGTGGTGACATTcacaacatatatgtatatataaaactataagttgcacactttaaatatataaaatttctataTGTTAAAGATATTTCTCAGTAAAGTtgttaaaacaaataatactacTCCTAGTAttgtgttttctaaaattttaaatctccTCACAGTAAGTCACCAACTGAGCAACCAAAATTGAGAAGAGCCAAGGCTGCTCTTCACTATGACATCAATCTATGAACctatcaaagaggaaataatgtGAGTTTGGTGTTTCTTATCTTAATGAAATCTTCCCTACCGGAATGTAAGCCATTCAAAGGCAAGTTGGGAGTTCTGTTTATTGATCTATTTATTGATTAATTCTATCACTAATCTTGGATGAATGAATTTTTTCACTACTTATCTACAGAGCATCACAATGTGTTTGGCTTATATTGAACAATTATAgtaatataatatgaaatatataatataatcatgAACACTTATTCAAGGCTTATTGAGTACCAAGcacttttttaaggatttgatttatattaactcatttaatcctccctgGAAGTGGGTAGACTAACTCTGCCCCTTTGATAGATGAAATGTGGAATAGGCTGTAAATTATAATTGTCAGTTGTTGGATGAAtgagatggaaaggaaggagcTGAACTTACTGAATTATTTCAGGCAGAAGTGTTCTGAGATCTCATCCTACAGAAGAACAATTATTGGTTGCTTTGCTCCACTAACATTTTTTACAAACTTCAGTTCATCTGCATTTCCTTTGCTCTATGCCTGGTTTCTGGCTCAGTCAATTTTTTATAGTCTGACCTCATGCAAATAGTAATATCCACTTCTGTAATCCCTGCTCCATTATTACTAAATCTTCAAAATGGCCTTAGGGAGTTCACTATTTTAATGGGCAGGAGTAGCCACACTTTTCCTCCACGTGGGTGTCCTGTCATTCACTCTTGGGTCCAAAGTAAAAGCCCAGAAATCATTAGAACTAAACATTTCTGAGCAGTAATTGTTCTCTGGGGTGATAAGGATAGGGATAACCATCCATTGCCAGAGTCTTATTTACAGTCCCCTGCCTTATTCTCCTCTGAGCTTTCCCTGACATGGCTCCAGGAAACTTCCTTTGGCATTGGTGGGCAACTTTCCACTTCGAGACCCTTCATTGGAAATAACCACACACAAGAGagttgggttcaaattctggctctgtcatTTTATCTGTATaaacatatacaattttttttaatctctgaaatatcaatttcctcatttatagtACTGGTGTAATAATTATAATACCAATTTCAAAAGGGCTTTTGTGATAATGAAATGAGATGTGAATAGGAAggtcttagcacagtgcctgatgaATAGAAACTACTCAATGAATGTTGAGTAATAACATCATTAATTCTGTCTCTAGGGTTAGGGCCAAGAGCTCCTTTCTATCTGACATTTCATTATGATGAAAACAGTTTCTTTACTCTTTAATATTTTGAGTTCTATTTCCACCACTGCCATGACCTGGATATGTGGCTGTGGGTGAGTCAATTAACCCTTCCCCCACCTTGCAGGATGTGACCAAATTCAGCTTACTTTCCAAAGACACCTCAAGCTCTGAAAGTCTACATTTTGAGACACTAATTTcctgttttttgaagatttttgtatGGGAATAAAGTTTacaaaaaggaattaatttgTTTCATGGAGATCAAGTTAGAGAACCCTAgtctgagaataaaaataattaaatgacaaaaataaattccatttgaaaGAGTATAATTACTGAGACTCCTGACACAGAAGGTAATAGGTTGAATTTAGGGAAAGAAATCTAGCAACtgacattgaaagaaaaagaagtgagtaACTCCAAACATAGACTGTGAAGGAGAAAAGTCAAgtgagttctttattttttttaagtcagttatTTATTAACAGAAGCATTTTGGCTAGGATTGGGGGCATACTGGCTTAGAAGATCCTGAGGCTAGGAGAATCAAGCCCAACTATGAAAGTGTTTTAGTCATACTTACTTAAaatctcatgattttttaaaatctcataatTTAGAAAGTAATCCCTAATTATGCTCTATACATTTTCTTGGAGTTTGAAAAGTTGATAATAGGGAATAGTAGTAGATTTCATCCATCATGACAACTCTGATTATAGTGATAATGGTTATCTGCAAAATAAGACTGAGAAACTCAAGAATAAAGAGCAAATTATAAATTAGTAATATCTGCATTGGAGAGGAAAATGTAGGGTCGGGATATTTGATGTATTTGTCAACCTATGCTATAAGAAATTTAAGAACAAGGAAGAACATTGCCTTATTAAATTCACTTGGATATAAGCATAAACTCTCATTACCCTTACTTTAAAATATCAGACTTcaggatgcctgaatggctcaatggttgggcatctgcctttgactcaggtcaagatcccagggtcttgggatcaagtccggcatcgggctccctgtgaggagtctgcttctccctctgcctgcgtctctgcctctgtctctgtctgtctctgtgtctctcatgaataaataaataaaatcttaaaaaatatataaaacatcagATTGCATGTATGATTAACTTTGAGAATTCAAAGTGGAAAGTTAAAGTGAAcattaaaaagtatgaaaacaaaTAGCACGTAAAAGAAAATAAGCTTCATATAGAATTACAAATGTTTAGGAGGTAACTCTTTAAGAGTCAACTCAACACTATGCTGCAGTTCAACCCATGCTACCTTTTGCCCTTATTTCCCAAGATATCATATTGCTTAATACTTCTGAAGTAGATCAGAGTAATGTATGGAGTCTAATGTAAGCTACACGATGTAACACTGAGAAGgtctttaaaattcagaaaaactcTTGGCCTCTCAGATAAAAGACTGTTCTTCATCTGATAACTACTAACTTGCCATTAGCGGATTGCCTGACTAGAAGATATGAGAAGTCTCATAACTCGGCTGTGCTGCCTGTCATGAACTGAATACCCAACACTTTCCTTTTTCAAGTAGAAGAGGTATTTATATGACTGAACTTTGACAAATCCTGACATTTGGCCCCCTGCCAACAAAAAACATTTGTATTTGCATATGGTTCCACTTCCTGTATACCTCTTCATGCTGTATTGCTAACTCTCTTCAAATCACATGTTTAGCCTCATGGAGGTTGCCTATTACAATACCCATGTGaccaaggagggaagaaaagggggATGTTGCTTGGCAAATGGTTCCTGGCAACATGCTGGCAACCTGGATTACTCAACTGCAGTTATGCCACCTTATTCAAGAGTGGGATAGAATGAAAATCCTACCCATGGTTATCAATTTAACTTGTTTATCTCATGATCTACTTAAGTCCAGAAGCAGGAATTCATGGGCAATAGCTAAGAAGTTGGCCAGATGTTCAAAGGTTGAGAAGAATATGACTAAAAGCTTAGAGGAAAGGATATTATTTACCTGTGAATATACCCTCATTGCCTTGCAAACAGGCCCAGGCTAACCTGTTGGAGACTGAGACACTGCATggagaaaagtgatttttttcctagttaACCCCATCCTAGACCAGCCCAAGTTCGGCCAACCAGCTGCTAACTGCAAATACATGCGAGAGGTCAGCCAAggccaaaataaaacaaaacaaagaaaaaactacTCATCATAACCCAGCACAGTTTACTCAGaattataagtgaaataaattactgttttaaaccaaaaaaaaagcctcagcaatcaggcaacaaaaagacattaaaggcattcaaattggcaaagaagaagtcaaactctccctcttcgccgatgacatgatactctacatagaaaacccaaaagtctccaccccaagattgctagaactcatacagcaattcggtagcgtggcaggatacaaaatcaatgcccagaagtcagtggcatttctatacactaacaatgagactgaagaaagagaaattaaggagtcaatcccatttacaattgcacccaaaagcataagatacctaggaataaacctcaccaaagatgtaaaggatctataccctcaaaactatagaacacttctgaaagaaattgaggaagacacaaagagatggaaaaatattccatgctcatggattggcagaattaatattgtgaaaatgtcaatgttacccagggcaatatacacgtttaatgcaatccctatcaaaataccatggactttcttcagagagttagaacaaattattttaagatttgtgtggaatcagaaaagaccccgaatagccaggggaattttaaaaaagaaaaccatatctgggggcatcacaatgccagatttcaggttgtactacaaagctgtggtcatcaagacagtgtggtactggcacaaaaacagacacatagatcagtggaacagaatagagaatccagaagtggaccctgaactttatgggcaactaatattcgataaaggaggaaagactatccattggaagaaagacagtctcttcaataaatggtgctgggaaaattggacatccacatgcagaagaatgaaactagaccactctctttcaccatacacaaagataaactcaaaatggatgaaagatctaaatgtgagacaagattccatcaaaatcctagagaagaacacaggcaacaccctttttgaactcggccatagtaacttcttgcaagatacatccacgaaggcaaaagaaacaaaagcaaaaatgaactattgggacttcatcaagataagaagcttttgcacagcaaaggatacagtcaacaaaactaaaagacaacctacagaatgggagaagatatttgcaaatgacatatcagataaagggctagtttccaagatctataaagaacttattaaactcaacaccaaagaaacaaacaatccaatcatgaaatgggcaaaagacatgaacagaaatctcacagaggaagacacagacatggccaacacgcatatgagaaaatgctctgcatcacttggcatcagggaaatacaaatcaaaactacaatgagataccacctcacaccagtgagaatggggaaaattaacaaggcaggaaacaacaaatgttggagaggatgcagagaaaagggaaccctcatacactgttggtgggaatgtgaactggtgcacccactctggaaaactgtgtggaggttcctcaaacagttaaaaatatacctgccctacgacccagcaattgcactgttggggatttaccccaaagatacaaatgcaatgaaacgccgggacacctgcaccccgatgtttctagcagcaatggccacgatagccaaactgtggaaggagcctcggtgtccaacgaaagatgaatggataaagaagatgtggtttatgtatacaatggaatattactcagctattagaaatgacaaatacccaccatttgcttcaacgtggatggaactggagggtatcatgctgagtgaagtaagccagtcggagaaggacaaacattatatgttctcattcatttggggaatataaataatagtgaaagggaaaataagggaagggagaagaaatgtgtgggaaatatcagaaagggagacagaacgtaaagactgctaactctgggaaacgaaccaggggtggtagaaggggaggagggcggggggtgggagtgaatgggtgacgggcactgggtgttattctctatgttagtaaattgaacaccaataaaaaataaataaataaataaataaataaataaataaataaacaaaccaaaaaaaaaaaaagagtcaactCAACATTTAACTCACTAGGATATTTGTTTGCTGACAGCTTCTCCTAAAATACGATTTTGTTTCATCTTTATTTAATAGTTTAACATAGCTATTTTAATGAGGTTATTTTAACCATTTCAAAGAGAGCCCAGAGAAAAATCCAAAGGTCCTTGGCAATAAAACACAATCTTGATTCTCAAATTGGGTCTGAAATGTTATTTTGGTTTATGTATCTTCTACTAGTGAGGAGTATAAATGTCAACCTTTTATAGATCCAGAGTCTTTCCACCAGACATTCCAAACAGAGATATGATACAAGACAAATGTAGAGGTTTTAGTGGTCTTTCCTTTCatatgggaaaggaaaggaaagactgGAACTTGTACAACCTGAGTTCCAATTCCCATTCTGCTGTAGGAAATTAGGTTCTtgacctctctgggactcagttttttactgcaaaacaaaaaactaaagtgGAAGGCCTCTAAGAACCCAAACAGCAAGATTACAACTGAGATAACTATATTAGCAAATCATGATCAGCACAGGGGAGGACTACTTGCAGACCCTCCCATGGAATGTAGCTGCCACCTAGTGGAAGTATGTCTGAACTGTAGGGTCAGTCTTAGGTGATCTTTGGGCACCAAAATCCACTTGAGAAGCTACCACAGCAATAACAACTGATTATCCTCAAGCACATTATACACCCACCATGCTCTATGCACTGTACCATGTGCCCCTCAAGTACCTTAACTCAACACTCTCATGCAGTTCAATTCTGGGAAGAAACCAGAGCAGGGAGATGGACAACTTACTAAGCATATTGAAAATGGTGAATAACactaaaaaacaaatatgtttaGATAAGAGTGATGTATAAGTATAGGCAAAGCACAAATTCACCTTCATGGtaacattttaaacaaatcagatttttaagttcttaaaaCATCATAACGTAACAAAAGAACAGCCTAAAAGAACAGCCATCACTGTgagaaagcattaaaaatggTGGTGTTAACACATGGCACAGGTCTGCATTCTGCCTATTTCATCTGTGTGGTCTTGTACACCTCCATTGACTTCACATCGCCTCTTCCTTCATCTGTGAGATTCAACTGAGTGTACCAGCATTTATGACTGTGCGGATTATATGTGAAACCTATATGAAAACCATTATGTAAAAACTATTCAAATGGGATGAGTTATTGTTCTGACTTTTAAATTACCAACGTGTCTCAGAAGAAACATCTCTAGCTGTAGTAGTTTGATAtcagcttgttagaaatgcatggtaatccatattatttttttattctatttatttatttgaaagagagcacaagtgagagagagagacagagagagagagagagagagcacaagcagaggtagacagaaggacagagggagagggagaagcaaacaacccgctgaccagggagcctaacccagggttcaatcccaggaccctggaatcatgacctgagctgaaggcaggcagatgcttaactgactgagccacccaggcacccagtaaTCCATGCTATTATTGTGCCCAGCTAACTCTATGCTTTCATTAAATACCAACTAACTTCTctacacattttaattaaaatgccaaTTAATTTGGACatagttttttaataaatttatttttttaataaatttattttttattggtgttcaatttaccaacatacagaataacacccagtgctcatcctgtcaagtgtccccttcagtgcccgtcacccattcacccccacccccgccctcctccccttccgccactcctagttcatttcccagagttaggagtctttatgctctgtctccctttctgatatttcccacacatttcttctcccttcccttatatt
This is a stretch of genomic DNA from Canis aureus isolate CA01 chromosome 21, VMU_Caureus_v.1.0, whole genome shotgun sequence. It encodes these proteins:
- the LOC144293414 gene encoding olfactory receptor 5A2; the encoded protein is MVAGKNNTIVTKFILLGFSDHPQMKLFLFMLFLGIYLLTLAWNLSLIVLIRMDCHLHTPMYFFLSNLSFLDICYVSSTTPKMLSDIITGQKTISFVGCATQYFVFCGMGLTECFLLAAMAYDRYAAICNPLLYTALISHTLCLKMVVGAYAGGFLSSLIETYSVYKHDFCGPNMIDHFFCDLPPVLVLSCSDTFTSQVVNFIVGVVVGMVSVLVILISYGYIVAAVLKTSSAKGRTKAFSTCASHLTSVTLFYGSGLFMYMRPSSSYSLNRDKVVSIFYALVIPMVNPIIYSFRNKEIKNAMKKAMQKDHVLSHGPLFF